atggttaaCTGCTTGCTAGCGgtagcctgttacattacagtacataagaTTTCACTTACTACATAAACAgaataaggagagatgactgaggatgaTGGCGAATGATTTACGGATCCTGAGCATCACTGACAAGCATCTGATCTTATAAAATTTACATAGAGCACATGAGATCACAaaaattttgaaagtgaaagtaaaaagcaaTTGTgtatctgcatatatatatatatatatatatatatatatatatatatatatatatatagtggctccctgatgcccgcattttatatacagtataattacccaaCAACATGACTGCAAGAGAcagtattgaaatatatattttccctgtGTTTCCTTCATGCTTTATGAGCTTCTGATATGAGCTGCACTGTgaaacaaccaatcagagcagagctcaaCACTGAGCCGGACtgtgaaacagccaatcagatcagAGCTCAAGATTATTATTCACGACCCTTCCAAATAAGGTAAAAACAGATGACGGCATTCTCTGATCAAATACAATACACTTGTTAACAAACTCCACCGTGCCATCCAGTGCATTTAGCTATAACTGCTTAGGATTTATAATGGATTCCCAGCATTTATGGCCAGCAAAGTAAAACGTAGAATTACTCGAATagtggttttatttttcaaataataatttacagatcAAATATTCGACTATTCGAGGGCTGTTTCCTGTTGTGTTATAAGGACCTAAttataatgaaacaaacaacACATAACAGACTTATCTtagacataaaaacacataaaccaCAGCCAtttcaccctgcagcccaagactggtcgCCCACTGAAGCtcagcagggttgagcctggtttGATCCACTCCTCAAGCTGTGATTCCCTGATAAAGCGCTAAAGTGTGCTCTCTCCCTTTTTTGAAGTTAtaacccccaacccccccccccccccccccccccccatttttgcagccttacttttattttgtttctttttctgatGTTTGAAGAGCAACCTGCTGTTAGAAGTCAAATCCATCAGGGGGAATTAGAGAACAATGTTCCTTTCTTTAGGTCAAGGTCAGTAGGGCATGGAAAATCACTAGGGTTTCTGAGAAATGTTTCtacgtgtgtgtttattttagcacttccgtcagTGAATACGCAGCCTGCAAAACATCATAGAAATAATACAGTcaaacaagaaagtagcctaaataagatAAGTTaagttaaatacaccctgtctGCAGGACATGAGTGGCGCGGCATGACAAAATACTATAAGATTCATTATAATCAATCCGTGATGCTATACTGGATGCAGCACTacacgacatgacaaatcccagacagtaaactgcctcgtcctatttatgaggtactgacacagagttcaaatgtccggtgtagacactaGACAAACCTGTTGCGACGCGGtgtcgtgtccagtgtagacacggttcacTAAAAAAAGCCTTgtccatttgggaaggtgcgcgCGCAGTCAGTGGAGGCTCGTGAAGCGGAGACAGGTGAAAGTATAAATCCTTCAGGGGCGTAACTCCTCGGCCATTAACTCCAGATCGGCAATGTAGTATTTGGTCTCCCAATAAGGTCCATCGGCCAACACAAAAtcaatttgctgaatgcataaactgtattttcctgcgctcaaacctgccaatctaaaagaaacgctgtgtatggcgtttgaggtaatttgtaaattaccatagacttaaagtctaaataaaacaatttgcaactattactgttattacacttgtatacagAAAAAGTTGCGTAGAGTGCGTGAagtcatatgtatatatatttaaagtacaaaatttaaaaaatatcttcatggaacttgatctttacttaataccctaatgatttttggcataaaagacaaatcaataattttgacccgtattgttggttattgttgcaaatacccgtgctacttatgacttatggtccagggtcatatatacagtattccattcattgttattaacaacatgaagtgcattaaacataacattaccactgaatgataattaaaataaaaatgtatgtgttcatCAGTAACTGATGCAatattgaaatgttgaaaaaaaagaaaacacttcgTAAAATTGAGATGACTTTTGTAAATCCAGTGTTCAAATTCTGTGTGGCCTCTCAATTTATAATTATAGCCACATGaacacaaaactggaagactttctgaatgtacaGAAGCAGTATgctattttaaaaagataaatttaaaagataaaaaagaagatTCAGGCAGAATCAATagattatgaataatttattgtctgtgtaaaaatgtaatcatttaatcagtttttttaatgGCTCTACGGCAACATGCAatcaaccaataaataaataaataaagatttataaataaataaataaagactgatTTATTAAGacctaattattaattattgctaaatgcaaGCCATGGGTTCATTTAATTTAAGCACTGGGTTTTGATTTTcttatttctgtttcttatatatatatttttgagtttGGTCTGTTAAGTTTCCTcaatattattttccacaaataaagttttattaagttttccacaaatattatttgtttaaacaaacattctgatgataaaaaatgtctttatttttttggtgactGAAATTCTGTGACTAATTCCAAGTGGACTTTTTTACATTGATACATTATGCTAGTTAACACTCTGCCCCAGCCTCTTTCTGATCCTGTTCTGCTTATTTACACTTTTCTCACATTTCTCTACTGTACACATATTGATCTGTGGCCCGTGGGGCTGTGGTTTCAGCTGGAGCTGTGTGTTCAGACTCCTCCAGCATCCACACAGAGCCCCTCACAGACTGGAGCAGAGGATCAAAACCCTTCATTGTGCGGCGGCCATTAGTCCATGATCCTCTGCTCTTTCTGTAGGTGATCAGGAAGCTGTTCTCTGCACTTCCTGTGTCACTCCTGCTCACCCTATACAAACAATCAGAAGAACTGATCTAGTCTGATCCTAACAAGACAATCCAGCCATGACTGCTGTGAGTCAGATAAGTGTGTGTCACTGGCCACCTGCTCAGTGTAACCAGGGGTGGCGCTCAATGTCATCTAAACTGGGCCGATCTGATGCTGCTGCACTGAGGCACCAGCGAATCAGCTGACGGCACTCTGTTACACACAACACAGTGTTCAGGAACACACCACACGCTTCACCTGGATCTGGCCGTGATTTCTGTCTCTTGCCTGTCGACAGCTCTCTAGGGAAGCGCAGTCTGCTTTTGGAGGTGACCCTCAATGCGCCTCTGAAGGGGAAACAGCCGCACAGGATGTTGTAGAGCGTCACCCCCACTGACCAAACCGTAGCCGGTCCCGCATGATAGCGGTGCTGCCGAAACCACTCAGGAGGGGCGTACTGAAGAGTGCCTGAGAGACCCAACAAGACCACAAACATCATCTGAAGAGGTCCAAACAGGTTCCCTTCGGTCGATCATCAAgagtccacaaacacacacagatcactgCAGTGAGATCAAACCCACCTGCAAAGTGTTTGTAGGCGGAGTCTTTCAGCATTTCTCCACAGCCGAAGTCCAGCAGCTTGATGTCATGTGACTCTGTGGAGATCAGCAGGTTCTCTGGTTTGACGTCCCGGTGCAGGACTCCACGGCTCTCGCAGTGTTTCAGCGCCGTGATCAGCTGCAGCAGCACTTTCTTGGCCAGACTCTCCTCCAGGCGTCCGTTCTCCTCACAGAAACTCTCCAGATCTTGGCAAGGAAGCGGGCGCTCCAGGATTAGGGTGTAGCGTCTGGGACGGTCAAACCACTCCAGCAGCTGCAGGACGTTGGGGCAGGCAGGAGCCGAATTGACCAGGGTCATCAACGCCACCTCCAGCGGCAGCCGACCCTGACCTTCCTGCAGGACAAATGCTCCGTTATATCCAGCGCCGAATCAGACGAACCAGAGCAACAGATTCCCTCTGGACTCACAACTCTCAGTCTCTGTGTTCCTCTTTTAGAGACGTACTTGATGGCAACCTGTAGACAGATGAAGCAAGTAAACCACGCTGACTAATTATCACAGATGACATTTACTGACGTCAACATCTCTGAAGGCTGTTTAACTGCAGGAGGTAAGAAAAAGTCTTACTGGCAGTCCGTCAGACCTGCGGGTCCCTGCGTACACAGAGCCGAATCCGCCTCGCCCCAGCAATGGGCCCTTCACATACGCTTCTGCAACACACACAAGAGCACAAGAAACATCTTTAACAGAAAACATGCTGCCGCATCTAAACCTGTGACAGAATGTTACTGTAATTCAGCTGAAGATCATTTTCAGTGACAAATCATTTAGTGAGTCTTCAATAAGGAGTTTAATATCAGTGTATTCTGACCTCTGCGGGAGCGTTTGGCAGGTCTTCTGTATGAAGGGGACGGACGCTCATTCTCCTGGCTGCCGCTCTGCCACTTCCTCTTCCTGTGAGGCTGATCTGTGGACGCAGAAGCGGCCGACTCTGAAGGCAGAGGTGCGATGTATCCCGGCAGCTCTTGGCTCAGTGGCTGGTTTGGGTTTGGCAGCGGTTCCTGAGCGCCGTCACCAGAGCCTCGTCTCCCAACCTCCTGAGCAGCCGTCCGGGAGACAGCAGCACTCCCGAATCTGGAGCGGCCTGGGCCTGCAATATTCCACACATCAAACACTTACAGCCTTTATTAGGAACGTTTATTAATAATCAACCACCAGTGCCACTGCTCACATCAAATatgttactttacatttttaaacgtTCTGTTGGCTCTTGAACTGCATTTGAGCAGCTCTGTAGTTTGCCAGCATTATAATCGTGTCAAAGAATTAAACACATATTTCACTGATCTTCATTTAACTTTATAAGGAATTAAATACATGTGATCGCTGAGCTAGTAGAAATGTGTGATTAAATGAGTTAACCTGCACACATTTCTTGACATCAATTCATTCAAACAATGTAGAACATCATACCATAACATAccaataataaacaaatgaaaatataaacactCACCTCGTCTTTCACCCACATGAGCCATTGACAGTCTCCTCCAAACTCcagtaaaaacaagaaataaataaataaataaatatgtaattaattaattaattaattacagaaagaaagaaagaaaaaaagaaaaaaagacagaaagacagaaataaagaatTGCGAAATAAGAagagaacaataaaataaaactttcctCAGAAATAATCTGAAATCCTTCGAAAATAAAACTCTAACGttactcaaacaaaaaaaatcctccgATCTCCTAAAATAAAAGTCTCCTCTCGCTCTAAATCACAATCTCAGCACAGTGATATTCTCCAGAAGTCTCTGAAGTCGCCTCGTCTCTCAAACAGCAGATACTGACGGGTTCGAGTGTTTATATATATGCAGAATTCATATCATAACACGCGTCGCTATAGCAACTGACAATTTGCGTGCGTGAATACAACCAAAGACTATTGAAAACCTTAATAAACTCTAGTTCAATTTAACCAGAGCTCAAAATAACATCTCCGATTCATACTCATTTATGCCTTTATTAATAAATCTCACAAGTTAATATTGAAAAGTGCATAATAATTCAATGTGTAAGATTAATGCGTGCGCTCGCGCTGTCACGCACGCGACGTCAGGCGTGCACACGGGTGAATCGAATTGTAGTTGCTATGGCGACGCGTGTTATGATATGaattctgcatatatatataaacagtcgAACCCGTCAGTATCTGCTGTTTGAGAGACGAGGCGACTTCAGAGACTTCTGGAGAATATTACTGTGCTGAGATTGTGATTTAGAGCGAGAGGAGACTTTTATTTTAGGAGATcggaggattttttttctttgagtaacgttagagttttatttttgaaGGATTTCAGATTATTTCTGaggaaagttttattttattgttctctTCTTATTTCggaattctttctttctttctttctgtctgtctttatttctgtaattaattaattaattaattaattaattacatttttttatttatttcttgtttttattggaGTTTGGAGGAGATTGTCAATGGCTCATACGTGTGAAAGACGAGGTgagtgttttaattttcatttgtttattattggTATGTTATGGTATGATGTTCTACATTGTTTGAATGAATTGATGTGAAGAAATGTGTGCAGACATTTCTACTAGCTCAGTGATCACATGTATTTAATTCCTtgtaaagttaaatgaaaatCAGTGAAATGTTTAATTCTTTGACACGATTATAATGCTGGCAAACTACAGAGCTGCTCAAATGCAGTTCAAGACCCAACAGAacgtttaaaaatgtaaagtaacatATTTGATGTGAGCAGTGGCACTGGTGGTTGATTATTAATAAACGTTCCTAATAAAGTCTGTAAGTGTTTGATGTGTGGAATATTGCAGGCCCAGGCCGCTCCAGATCCGGGAGTGCTGCTGTCTCCCGGACGGCTGCTCAGGAGGTTGGGAGACGAGGCTCTGGTGACGGCGCTCAGGAACCGCTGCCAAACCCAAACCAGCCACTGAGCCAAGAGCTGCCGGGATCCATCGCACCTCTGCCTTCAGAGTCGGCCGCTTCTGCGTCCACAGACCAGCCTCACAGGAAGAGGAAGTGGCAGAGCGGCAGCCAGGAGGATGAGCGTCCGTCCCCTTCATACAGAAGACCTGCCAAACGCTCCCGCAGAGGTCAGAATACACGGATATTAAACTCCTTATTGAAGACTCACTAAATGATTTGTCACTGAAAATGATCTTCAGCTGAATTACAGTAACATTCTGTCACAGGTTTAGATGCGGCAGCATGTTTTCTGTTAAAGATGTTTCTTGTGCTCTTGTGTGTTGCAGAAGCGTATGTGAAGGGCCCATTGCTGGGGCGAGGCGGATTCGGCTCTGTGTACGCAGGGACCCGCAGGTCTGACGGACTGCCAGTAAGACTTTCTCTGACCTCCTGCAGTTAAACAGCCTTCAGAGATGTTGATGTCAGTAAATGTCATCAGTGATAGTTAGTCAGCGTGGTTTACTTGCTTCATCTGTCTACAGGTTGCCATCAAGTACGTCTCTAAAAGAGGAACACAGAGACTGAGAGTTGTGAGTCCAGAGGGAATCTGTTGCTCTGGTTCGTCTGATTCGGCGCTGGATATAACGGAGCATTTGTCCTGCAGGAAGGTCAGGGTCGGCTGCCGCTGGAGGTGGTGTTGATGAACCTGGTCAATTCGGCTCCTGCCTGCCCCAACGTCCTGCAGCTGCTGGAGTGGTTTGACCGTCCCAGACGCTACACCCTGATCCTGGAGCGCCCGCTTCCTTGCCAAGATCTGGAGAGCTTCTGTGAGGAGAACGGACGCCTGGAGGAGAGTCTGGCCAAGAAAGTGCTGCTGCAGCTGATCACGGCGCTGAAACACTGCGAGAGCCGTGGAGTCCTGCACCGGGACGTCAAACCAGAGAACCTGCTGATCTCCACAGACTCACATGAAATCAAGCTGCTGGACTTCGGCTGTGGAGATCTGCTGAAAGACTCGGCCTACAAACACTTTGCAGGTTGGTTTGATCTCACTGcagtgatctgtgtgtgtttgtggactcTTGATGATCGACCGAAGGGAATCTGTTTGGGCCTCTTCAGATGATGTTTGTGGTCTTGTTGGGTCTCTCAGGCACTCTTCAGTACGCCCCTCCTGAGTGGTTTCGGCAGCACCGCTATCATGCGGGACCGGCTACGGTTTGGTCAGTGGGGGGGGTGACGCTCTACAACATCCTGTGCGGCTGTTTCCCCTTCAGAGGCGCATTGAGGGTCACCTCCAAAAGCAGACTGCGCTTCCCTAGAGAGCTGTCGACAGGCAAGAGACAGAAATCACGGCCAGATCCAGGTGAAGCGTGTGGTGTGTTCCTGAACACTGTGTTGTGTGTAACAGAGTGCCGTCAGCTGATTCGCTGGTGCCTCAGTGTAGCAGCATCAGATCGGCCCAGTTTAGACGACATTGAGCGCCACCCCTGGTTACACTGAGCAGGTGGCCAGAGACACACACTTATCTGACTCACAGCAGTCATGGCTGGATTGTCTTGTTAGGATCAGACTAGATCGATTCTTCTGATTGTTTGTATAGGGTGAGCAGGAGTGACACAGGAAGTGCAGAGAACAGCTTCCTGATCATCTACAGAAAGAGCAGAGGATCATGGACTAATGGCCGCCGCACAATGAAGGTTTTTGATCCTCTGCTCCAGTCTGTGAGGGGCTCTGTGTGGATGCTGGAGGAGTCTGAACACACAGCTCCAGCTGAAACCACAGCCCCACGGGCCACAGATCAATATGTGTACAGTAGAGAAATGTGAGAAAAGTGTGAATAAGCAGAACAGGATCAGAAAGAGGCTGGGGCACAATGTTAACTAGCATAATGTATCAATGTAAAAAAGTCCACTTGGAATTAGTCACAGAATTTCagtcaccaaaaaaataaagacattttttatcatcagaatgtttgtttaaacaaataatatttgttgAGGAAACTTAACAGACCAAACTCAAAAACATAATAGAAACTCTTCTAAATGTTCATCAAAACTGATCATTAAACACTACAAAACAAGATTACACATTACaaacaattactgtatttttttttattttgcagtccCATGTAAAGCATGCTGGGAATTACTGATCTACTCCCCAGTTAGTTACATCAACAAAGTAATTCAAGTAGTCCCCACAATGTTTACAGAATACAAAATAGAAATGttgaaattttacaaatttaaatacattgaatataattaaatcaaattgacAAATGAGTGTGTATGGTGAAAGTCACCGTACTGcagacagggaaaaaaataaataaatataaataaatataaatatatctatctatttatatatatatgtatgtatgtataagaaATAGAAATAAGAAAATCAAAACCCAGTGCTTAAATTAAATGAACCCATGGCTTGCATTTcgcaataattaataattaggtcttaataattagattttgaaaaatctttatttatttatttattggttgatTGCATGCTGCCCTAGAGCCATTAAAATAACTGATTACATGAGTACATTTTTACACAAtgacaataaattattcataatctATTGATTCTGTCTGAatcttctttttatcttttaaatttatctttttaaaatagcATACTGCTTCTATACgttcagaaagtcttccagttttgtgttCATGTGGCTATAATTATAAATTGAGAGGCCACACAGAATTTGaacactggatttacaaaaaatcATCTCAATTTTACGAGCCGAGTCCAactagcagttttttttttttcaacattgcatcagTTACTGATAaccacattaattattttaattatcattcagtggtaatgttatgtttaatgcacttcatgttgttaataacaatgaatggaataCTGTATATATGACGCTGGAGCACAAAAACATAAGTAGTACAGGTATATTTTCAGCAATAGCCAGCAAtacgggtcaaaattattgatgtttcttttattccaaaaaatcattagtgtattaactaaagatcatgtttttttttttaccataaatataaaaaacaaaaaattaattttcaatataaaaaaataataatatcaatatcaaaaattttatttttgattagtaggacttcatttggacaattttaaaggtgattttctcaatatttgatttttttacaccctcagaatccagattttcaaatcGGAAAATTTtcaatattgtcctatcctaacaaaccattcatcaatggaaagcttatttactcagctttcaggtgatgaaTGAATCTCTCTTTCCAAAAAATAAACCTTATGGTTTTGTGGTTCTGGGTCacatattttatttctctttgtatttttatatcaatatactAAACGATTATATCATTTAAATCGATCTGATAAttgagttaggtcaaaagtaatcttaaagtaatcaaaaagtactctgattatattacctaaaatgtgtaatgtaatggattacatcactaaatacaattttgtcatgtaatttggaatcagtaacagagaACAATTtgcaagtaatctacccagctgtctatcagtctgtctcTTGAAAGTCATGCAAAAAGTGGAgaagaagagacttttttttacatagaTTAAAATATTATACTTAAAATAGATATACAATACGactttcttgtttcttgtttaatCACAATTCATTTTGGTGTAAAGGGTACTAAAACAGTTAGGTATTATACTAAATGTAAAGTGTTGCACATTGTATTGATAcatattgtgtatgtgtttttgtacatcatttgcaactgatttttatcacttaattagcaTTAATTGTGTCATCCATTACATACAGTAGGGACTACTAagcagacatttagaagtttattttaaagtgccaAGCATTGAAAATCTAAATCTGTAAATAAAGTTTAGTAAACACTTAACTTGCAACACCATGTTGTAAGTGTGTCTCATCAGGTAATCgaaagttctacacacacttgtggtctccATACCCAGATCAGGCCAAACAAAGCTTACAGTAATGTAGTAGAAATATCCCCATCTAGTGCTGAACTCGCATATGGTAATACATCACGCATGTGGTAATTAAGTATCAAACACATTGAAACGCTTAATTTGTGACATTATCTGCACAAGTAGAGAATGAATGGTTTAATAGTGGTGCAGAGCTTGAATCAGCCCTATGTAAAACACAAGGTAATAGACAAAGACATCTTAATTAAGCTTGATGAAAATAGAGTTTCAGCTTATTTCATCTGCCTGAAACAAGACATTTGACGCCTAACACTGAGTGTTTCTTAATATGTTGAActatttatgcaataatttttattatttatttagcattacatGAGACGTTACATTCAATCCCCGAAATTATACTGGATAcagaccaaaaaacaaacaaacaaacaaacaaaaaaacaaaaaaaacaaaaaaaacaaaacaaaacaaaaaaatgtatcaattgTGAAATGTGTGAGATATCCCCaaatgtacactctaaaaaatgctgggttaaaaacaacccaacttgggttatttggcaaccctgctgggtaaatattggacagaacacatgctgggttgttttatttaagtcaactattgtttaaaaattataatattgctgCCTTAAAATGggatggaattaaaaaaaaaaagatgaacatttattattaagcaagaacacatgggcaaaatacaagacaaattaaatttattt
This genomic stretch from Cyprinus carpio isolate SPL01 chromosome B9, ASM1834038v1, whole genome shotgun sequence harbors:
- the LOC109097065 gene encoding serine/threonine-protein kinase pim-3-like, coding for MAHVGERRGPGRSRFGSAAVSRTAAQEVGRRGSGDGAQEPLPNPNQPLSQELPGYIAPLPSESAASASTDQPHRKRKWQSGSQENERPSPSYRRPAKRSRREAYVKGPLLGRGGFGSVYAGTRRSDGLPVAIKYVSKRGTQRLRVEGQGRLPLEVALMTLVNSAPACPNVLQLLEWFDRPRRYTLILERPLPCQDLESFCEENGRLEESLAKKVLLQLITALKHCESRGVLHRDVKPENLLISTESHDIKLLDFGCGEMLKDSAYKHFAGTLQYAPPEWFRQHRYHAGPATVWSVGVTLYNILCGCFPFRGALRVTSKSRLRFPRELSTGKRQKSRPDPGEACGVFLNTVLCVTECRQLIRWCLSAAASDRPSLDDIERHPWLH
- the LOC109096252 gene encoding serine/threonine-protein kinase pim-3-like codes for the protein MAHTCERRGPGRSRSGSAAVSRTAAQEVGRRGSGDGAQEPLPNPNQPLSQELPGSIAPLPSESAASASTDQPHRKRKWQSGSQEDERPSPSYRRPAKRSRREAYVKGPLLGRGGFGSVYAGTRRSDGLPVAIKYVSKRGTQRLRVEGQGRLPLEVVLMNLVNSAPACPNVLQLLEWFDRPRRYTLILERPLPCQDLESFCEENGRLEESLAKKVLLQLITALKHCESRGVLHRDVKPENLLISTDSHEIKLLDFGCGDLLKDSAYKHFAGTLQYAPPEWFRQHRYHAGPATVWSVGGVTLYNILCGCFPFRGALRVTSKSRLRFPRELSTGKRQKSRPDPGEACGVFLNTVLCVTECRQLIRWCLSVAASDRPSLDDIERHPWLH